The DNA segment cgggccggtggcagcttcagaggtagcgtcgtcagacgggccggtggcagcttcagaggtagcgtcgtcagacgggccggtggcagcttcagaggtagcgtcgtcagacgggccggtggcagcttcagaggtagcgtcgtcagacgggccggtggcagcttcagaggtagcgtcgtcagacgggccggtggcagcttcagaggtagcgtcgtcagacgggccggtggcagcttcagaggtagcgtcgtcagacgggccggtggcagcttcagaggtagcgtcgtcagacgggccggtggcagcttcagaggtagcgtcgtcagacgggccggtggcagcttcagaggtagcgtcgtcagacgggccggtggcagcttcagaggtagcgtcgtcagacgggccggtggcagcttcagaggtagcgtcgtcagacgggccggtggcagcttcagaggtagcgtcgtcagacgggccggtggcagcttcagaggtagcgtcgtcagacgggccggtggcagcttcagaggtagcgtcgtcagacgggccggtggcagcttcagaggtagcgtcgtcagacgggccggtggcagcttcagaggtagcgtcgtcagacgggccggtggcagcttcagaggtagcgtcgtcagacgggccggtggcagcttcagaggtagcgtcgtcagacgggccggtggcagcttcagaggtagcgtcgtcagacgggccggtggcagcttcagaggtagcgtcgtcagacgggccggtggcagcttcagaggtagcgtcgtcagacgggccggtggcagcttcagaggtagcgtcgtcagacgggccggtggcagcttcagaggtagcgtcgtcagacgggccggtggcagcttcagaggtagcgtcgtcagacgggccggtggcagcttcagaggtagcgtcgtcagacgggccggtggcagcttcagaggtagcgtcgtcagacgggccggtggcagcttcagaggtagcgtcgtcagacgggccggtggcagcttcagaggtagcgtcgtcagacgggccggtggcagcttcagaggtagcgtcgtcagacgggccggtggcagcttcagaggtagcgtcgtcagacgggccggtggcagcttcagaggtagcgtcgtcagacgggccggtggcagcttcagaggtagcgtcgtcagacgggccggtggcagcttcagaggtagcgtcgtcagacgggccggtggcagcttcagaggtagcgtcgtcagacgggccggtggcagcttcagaggtagcgtcgtcagacgggccggtggcagcttcagaggtagcgtcgtcagacgggccggtggcagcttcagaggtagcgtcgtcagacgggccggtggcagcttcagaggtagcgtcgtcagacgggccggtggcagcttcagaggtagcgtcgtcagacgggccggtggcagcttcagaggtagcgtcgtcagacgggccggtggcagcttcagaggtagcgtcgtcagacgggccggtggcagcttcagaggtagcgtcgtcagacgggccggtggcagcttcagaggtagcgtcgtcagacgggccggtggcagcttcagaggtagcgtcgtcagacgggccggtggcagcttcagaggtagcgtcgtcagacgggccggtggcagcttcagaggtagcgtcgtcagacgggccggtggcagcttcagaggtagcgtcgtcagacgggccggtggcagcttcagaggtagcgtcgtcagacgggccggtggcagcttcagaggtagcgtcgtcagacgggccggtggcagcttcagaggtagcgtcgtcagacgggccggtggcagcttcagaggtagcgtcgtcagacgggccggtggcagcttcagaggtagcgtcgtcagacgggccggtggcagcttcagaggtagcgtcgtcagacgggccggtggcagcttcagaggtagcgtcgtcagacgggccggtggcagcttcagaggtagcgtcgtcagacgggccggtggcagcttcagaggtagcgtcgtcagacgggccggtggcagcttcagaggtagcgtcgtcagacgggccggtggcagcttcagaggtagcgtcgtcagacgggccggtggcagcttcagaggtagcgtcgtcagacgggccggtggcagcttcagaggtagcgtcgtcagacgggccggtggcagcttcagaggtagcgtcgtcagacgggccggtggcagcttcagaggtagcgtcgtcagacgggccggtggcagcttcagaggtagcgtcgtcagacgggccggtggcagcttcagaggtagcgtcgtcagacgggccggtggcagcttcagaggtagcgtcgtcagacgggccggtggcagcttcagaggtagcgtcgtcagacgggccggtggcagcttcagaggtagcgtcgtcagacgggccggtggcagcttcagaggtagcgtcgtcagacgggccggtggcagcttcagaggtagcgtcgtcagacgggccggtggcagcttcagaggtagcgtcgtcagacgggccggtggcagcttcagaggtagcgtcgtcagacgggccggtggcagcttcagaggtagcgtcgtcagacgggccggtggcagcttcagaggtagcgtcgtcagacgggccggtggcagcttcagaggtagcgtcgtcagacgggccggtggcagcttcagaggtagcgtcgtcagacgggccggtggcagcttcagaggtagcgtcgtcagacgggccggtggcagcttcagaggtagcgtcgtcagacgggccggtggcagcttcagaggtagcgtcgtcagacgggccggtggcagcttcagaggtagcgtcgtcagacgggccggtggcagcttcagaggtagcgtcgtcagacgggccggtggcagcttcagaggtagcgtcgtcagacgggccggtggcagcttcagaggtagcgtcgtcagacgggccggtggcagcttcagaggtagcgtcgtcagacgggccggtggcagcttcagaggtagcgtcgtcagacgggccggtggcagcttcagaggtagcgtcgtcagacgggccggtggcagcttcagaggtagcgtcgtcagacgggccggtggcagcttcagaggtagcgtcgtcagacgggccggtggcagcttcagaggtagcgtcgtcagacgggccggtggcagcttcagaggtagcgtcgtcagacgggccggtggcagcttcagaggtagcgtcgtcagacgggccggtggcagcttcagaggtagcgtcgtcagacgggccggtggcagcttcagaggtagcgtcgtcagacgggccggtggcagcttcagaggtagcgtcgtcagacgggccggtggcagcttcagaggtagcgtcgtcagacgggccggtggcagcttcagaggtagcgtcgtcagacgggccggtggcagcttcagaggtagcgtcgtcagacgggccggtggcagcttcagaggtagcgtcgtcagacgggccggtggcagcttcagaggtagcgtcgtcagacgggccggtggcagcttcagaggtagcgtcgtcagacgggccggtggcagcttcagaggtagcgtcgtcagacgggccggtcgcagcttcagaggtagcgtcgtcagacgggccggtcgcagcttcagaggtagcgtcgtc comes from the Salvelinus fontinalis isolate EN_2023a unplaced genomic scaffold, ASM2944872v1 scaffold_1044, whole genome shotgun sequence genome and includes:
- the LOC129848532 gene encoding mucin-19-like, giving the protein MIMGGVRELLLFVVTVGVVKVSCYPVGKSQKLEQVSLQRRLGELSSNDVSIVHALALLRSIGSDAKQDREEYFETNEVESQASPNHGSSTANDALSSDDATSEAATGPSDDATSEAATGPSDDATSEAATGPSDDATSEAATGPSDDATSEAATGPSDDATSEAATGPSDDATSEAATGPSDDATSEAATGQSDDATSEAATGPSDDATSEAATGPSDDATSEAATGPSDDATSEAATGPSDDATSEAATGPSDDATSEAATGPSDDATSEAATGPSDDATSEAATGPSDDATSEAATGPSDDATSEAATGPSDDATSEAATGPSDDATSEAATGPSDDATSEAATGPSDDATSEAATGPSDDATSEAATGPSDDATSEAATGPSDDATSEAATGPSDDATSEAATGPSDDATSEAATGPSDDATSEAATGPSDDATSEAATGPSDDATSEAATGPSDDATSEAATGPSDDATSEAATGPSDDATSEAATGPSDDATSEAATGPSDDATSEAATGPSDDATSEAATGPSDDATSEAATGPSDDATSEAATGPSDDATSEAATGPSDDATSEAATGPSDDATSEAATGPSDDSEAATGPSDDATSEAATGPSDDATSEAATGPSDDATSEAATGPSDDATSEAATGPSDDATSEAATGPSDDATSEAATGPSDDATSEAATGPSDDATSEAATGPSDDATSEAATGPSDDATSEAATGPSDDATSEAATGPSDDATSEAATGPSDDATSEAATGPSDDATSEAATGPSDDATSEAATGPSDDATSEAATGPSDDATSEAATGPSDDATSEAATGPSDDATSEAATGPSDDATSEAATGPSDDATSEAATGPSDDATSEAATGPSDDATSEAATGPSDDATSEAATGPSDDATSEAATGPSDDATSEAATGPSDDATSEAATGPSDDATSEAATGPSDDATSEAATGPSDDATSEAATGPSDDATSEAATGPSDDATSEAATGPSDDATSEAATGPSDDATSEAATGPSDDATSEAATGPSDDATSEAATGPSDDATSEAATGPSDDATSEAATGPSDDATSEAATGPSDDATSEAATGPSDDATSEAATGPSDDATSEAATGPSDDATSEAATGPSDDATSEAATGPSDDATSEAATGPSDDATSEAATGPSDDATSEAATGPSDDATSEAATGPSDDATSEAATGPSDDSEAATGPSDDATSEAATGPSDDATSEAATGPSDDATSEAATGPSDDATSEAATGPSDDATSEAATGPSDDATSEAATGPSDDATSEAATGPSDDATSEAATGPSDDATSEAATGPSDDATSEAATGPSDDATSEAATGPSDDATSEAATGPSDDATSEAATGPSDDATSEAATGPSDDATSEAATGPSDDATSEAATGPSDDATSEAATGPSDDATSEAATGPSDDATSEAATGPSDDATSEAATGPSDDATSEAATGPSDDATSEAATGPSDDATSEAATGPSDDATSEAATGPSDDATSEAATGPSDDATSEAATGPSDDATSEAATGPSDDATSEAATGPSDDATSEAATGPSDDATSEAATGPSDDATSEAATGPSDDATSEAATGPSDDATSEAATGPSDDATSEAATGPSDDATSEAATGPSDDATSEAATGPSDDATSEAATGPSDDATSEAATGPSDDATSEAATGPSDDATSEAATGPSDDATSEAATGPSDDATSEAATGPSDDATSEAATGPSDDATSEAATGPSDDATSEAATGPSDDATSEAATGPSDDATSEAATGPSDDPPARLTMPLRNC